The proteins below come from a single Saccharophagus degradans 2-40 genomic window:
- a CDS encoding helix-turn-helix domain-containing protein, translated as MKEHLFNFHDVFLLITTAICLLLCLFQWLIFEKRPERGVLAGFLFSLAVTNITVLFMWSDKIIVPPFAVVWILPYTLMASLLLHGPLLFLYVRMLTRHNAELHKFDLWHLAPLVVLFVVMASLGIHSVDLLQRTERPAETDIIGIIWAIAKIQPVVYCVAAVLLVQRYIKRLQHQYASFSLTEPVWLMMLSGGFLLNWGWSFLVYLIAKFSSPQLADKLGIADNYVTFVLIIALFVYGVAHAQKLLSTKPDTPRETHEDNYDKRDIDRIVQAMETDLLYLEHNVNLESVAEKVKLSSRTVSQIINKHFGTNFYEYINSYRIEAAKRMLADPAYKEMTILDILMKSGFNSKSAFHRFFNRLVGTSPTAYRKKMLTEKE; from the coding sequence ATGAAAGAGCACTTATTTAACTTCCACGATGTATTTCTGCTCATTACCACCGCTATTTGCCTACTACTGTGTTTATTCCAGTGGCTAATTTTTGAAAAGCGGCCCGAACGAGGCGTGTTAGCGGGGTTTTTGTTCTCGTTGGCTGTGACCAATATCACTGTTTTGTTTATGTGGAGCGACAAAATAATCGTGCCCCCTTTCGCGGTAGTATGGATTCTGCCCTATACCCTTATGGCTAGCCTGCTGCTACATGGCCCATTGCTATTTTTATATGTGCGCATGCTTACTCGCCACAATGCCGAGCTGCACAAATTCGATTTGTGGCACCTTGCGCCATTAGTCGTGCTATTTGTAGTGATGGCCAGCCTAGGCATACACAGTGTAGACCTACTACAACGTACAGAGCGCCCAGCAGAAACGGACATAATTGGCATTATTTGGGCTATCGCAAAAATCCAACCGGTTGTTTATTGTGTAGCCGCCGTACTTTTAGTGCAGCGCTACATTAAACGCCTACAGCACCAGTACGCCAGCTTTTCGCTGACAGAACCTGTGTGGCTAATGATGCTCTCTGGCGGGTTTTTATTGAATTGGGGTTGGTCGTTTTTAGTGTACTTAATTGCTAAATTTTCTAGCCCTCAATTGGCCGATAAACTTGGCATTGCCGATAACTATGTCACTTTCGTACTTATTATTGCGCTGTTCGTTTACGGCGTGGCCCATGCGCAAAAATTACTAAGCACTAAACCCGATACCCCACGCGAAACCCACGAAGACAATTACGACAAGCGTGATATAGACCGTATAGTGCAAGCCATGGAAACCGACCTGCTGTATTTAGAACACAATGTGAATTTAGAAAGCGTGGCAGAGAAAGTAAAACTTAGCAGCCGCACTGTGTCGCAAATAATAAACAAACACTTTGGCACAAATTTTTACGAATATATTAATTCCTACCGCATAGAAGCGGCAAAGCGTATGTTGGCCGACCCCGCATACAAAGAAATGACAATTTTAGATATTTTGATGAAAAGCGGCTTTAACAGCAAATCGGCATTCCATCGCTTTTTTAATCGTTTAGTGGGCACCTCACCTACGGCATATAGAAAAAAAATGCTCACAGAGAAAGAGTAA
- a CDS encoding Lnb N-terminal periplasmic domain-containing protein: MVHIKYFLPAVLFSFLFLLPVAEKVHAADIYDSKILVELANDPFWMQLLVYEKTKSGKFSAKSAISSPSFFLSDKGSEDPHAELKATIDAFFKLDAGLPNEHAQCVFRARYIWLNGKLELDKYLPQKIDCSEYDNWTGYNQVKSLSVVYATGYLGNPASYYGHLLLKLNGDGSEGKQRLEDVTVNFGAIVPENESMLPYVIKGLVGSYDAGFTHHQYFYHSHNYGQNELRNLWEYELDIGPSDVELILAHIWELRGKKYRYFFLNKNCAYRMAEIISLANGIDVVPPQDYWVLPQTIIQNLSQNTINDENVVLNKSIVPSRQSILYEGFKELNVAEREILLGLINRKITYDSPEFISLKVENKYRLLDVIMDYYQYMIIKNSDSESDILESQYRLALSMRFTLPAAPRVEPAKQIVGPESGRKASYSSFGFLNNKSSSETAIQLHIRPAYYDELDYGAAHVAHAGLAMGELSLLIENGRVDLHQLSIVNVKAVNSNATGLPNDSRRGWMLNIGVEQLNEQCSPDCLVPRVEAGTGLSWTNNASRYLVSGYVIAGAQKNIFDYGVFDVSFQSDLSLTLSETVRAVAKARVATGLSDVNSRYIYSFHLRKELNVNSDVRLALTKNEGSSIGLTFGHYW, encoded by the coding sequence GTGGTGCATATAAAATATTTTCTTCCCGCCGTATTATTTTCTTTTTTATTTCTTCTTCCTGTTGCAGAAAAAGTTCACGCCGCCGATATTTACGATTCTAAAATATTAGTAGAATTAGCTAACGACCCCTTTTGGATGCAGTTGCTCGTATATGAGAAAACGAAAAGTGGCAAGTTTTCTGCCAAAAGTGCAATTTCTTCTCCCAGCTTCTTCTTATCAGATAAAGGTTCGGAAGATCCGCATGCAGAGTTAAAGGCAACGATCGATGCGTTTTTCAAGTTAGACGCTGGGCTGCCAAATGAGCATGCCCAATGTGTGTTTCGTGCCCGTTATATTTGGCTAAATGGTAAACTTGAGCTAGATAAATATTTACCCCAAAAAATAGACTGTTCTGAATATGACAATTGGACTGGTTATAATCAAGTTAAGTCGCTAAGTGTGGTTTACGCTACTGGTTATTTAGGTAACCCCGCGTCTTACTATGGTCATTTGCTTTTAAAGTTAAATGGTGATGGGAGTGAAGGGAAACAACGGCTGGAGGACGTTACAGTAAATTTCGGCGCAATAGTACCTGAAAACGAAAGTATGCTTCCCTATGTAATAAAAGGGCTTGTGGGGTCTTATGACGCAGGGTTCACTCATCATCAGTATTTTTACCATTCGCACAATTATGGTCAAAATGAACTACGTAACCTATGGGAATATGAGTTAGACATAGGTCCATCCGACGTGGAGTTGATACTCGCTCATATATGGGAGCTTCGAGGGAAAAAATATAGATACTTTTTCTTAAATAAAAATTGCGCCTACCGAATGGCAGAAATAATTAGTCTGGCTAACGGTATAGATGTAGTTCCCCCTCAAGATTATTGGGTTTTACCGCAAACAATAATTCAAAATCTAAGTCAGAATACAATAAATGATGAAAACGTTGTGCTGAATAAATCCATCGTTCCGTCACGGCAAAGTATATTGTACGAAGGTTTTAAAGAGTTAAATGTTGCTGAACGAGAAATACTTCTAGGATTGATAAACAGAAAAATAACCTATGATTCACCAGAGTTTATAAGTCTAAAGGTGGAAAATAAGTATCGTCTATTGGACGTGATAATGGACTACTACCAATATATGATCATTAAAAATTCCGATAGTGAAAGCGATATACTAGAGTCTCAATATCGTTTAGCTCTATCAATGCGATTTACCTTGCCGGCGGCACCGAGAGTTGAACCTGCAAAGCAGATTGTTGGGCCAGAATCAGGGCGAAAAGCAAGTTATTCAAGTTTCGGCTTTTTGAATAACAAGAGCAGTAGTGAAACGGCAATACAGCTGCATATAAGGCCGGCCTACTATGATGAGCTCGACTATGGTGCCGCACATGTGGCGCACGCGGGTTTAGCCATGGGAGAGTTATCTCTTTTGATTGAAAACGGCAGGGTAGACTTGCACCAGCTATCCATCGTAAACGTTAAAGCAGTTAACTCGAATGCTACAGGTTTGCCAAATGATAGTCGTAGAGGATGGATGTTGAATATAGGCGTTGAGCAATTAAATGAGCAGTGTTCACCTGACTGTCTTGTACCAAGGGTAGAGGCCGGTACTGGGCTTAGTTGGACGAATAATGCTTCTAGGTACCTCGTGAGTGGTTATGTAATTGCTGGTGCCCAGAAGAACATATTTGACTACGGAGTTTTTGACGTTTCGTTTCAATCTGATTTATCTTTAACTTTGTCTGAAACAGTGCGGGCTGTAGCCAAAGCAAGAGTGGCTACTGGTCTAAGCGATGTGAATAGTAGGTATATATATAGCTTCCATTTGAGAAAAGAGTTAAATGTAAATAGTGATGTAAGGCTGGCACTCACGAAGAATGAGGGTAGTTCAATAGGGTTAACATTCGGTCACTACTGGTAG
- a CDS encoding HD domain-containing phosphohydrolase, whose translation MAKQAMAPNDCSSVTLLFVDDELPILKAFKRLVRGKNWTVYCAESAQQGIQILSQNNVDIVVSDMRMPNMNGAQFLSYVRDNHPQAQRILITGYSDLQSLQSAINEAKISNYISKPWEDEALLDVLQKTVDIQEGEKERRRLELVKKSQNKKLGRLALSLNSQVNEKSMEVNQALTLLEMERNHAQMRVHELTHAVLKLLGLSGKGRSYGAFIAESATAVGRAIGLSALELENLYIAAALHNIGYLVLGEREMIEDANEQENEHSEQYKAQVAISEEILNGMPALAPVASIIATHKERLNGTGFPNKLKAEQIPMPARILGVVSDYVQLHRGRMCSGVEGHAMARKYIESRIAWHYDIAVVKHFFEQVDDAALNYISTILASEVHELQPGMILANDIRTHNKVLLLPAGVKLNQNQINKIELYERFAKTKLIVNIVNTS comes from the coding sequence ATGGCAAAGCAAGCGATGGCACCTAATGACTGCAGTAGTGTAACACTACTATTTGTAGATGATGAATTGCCAATATTGAAAGCGTTTAAACGTTTAGTGCGTGGCAAAAACTGGACAGTGTATTGTGCAGAGTCTGCGCAGCAGGGTATACAAATACTTAGCCAAAATAATGTCGATATTGTGGTTTCAGATATGCGTATGCCAAACATGAATGGCGCGCAGTTTTTATCTTATGTGCGAGATAACCACCCACAGGCACAGCGTATTCTTATTACCGGCTATAGCGATTTACAGTCGCTTCAATCGGCCATCAATGAGGCAAAAATATCTAATTATATATCTAAGCCCTGGGAGGATGAGGCGTTACTGGATGTGCTACAAAAAACAGTGGATATTCAGGAGGGTGAAAAAGAACGTCGTCGTTTAGAGCTAGTAAAAAAGTCTCAAAATAAAAAGCTTGGGCGGTTGGCGTTAAGTTTAAATAGCCAAGTGAACGAAAAGTCGATGGAGGTGAATCAAGCATTAACCCTACTGGAAATGGAGCGCAACCATGCACAAATGCGCGTGCATGAACTAACTCACGCGGTGCTTAAATTATTAGGGTTAAGTGGTAAGGGGCGGTCTTACGGTGCCTTTATAGCCGAAAGCGCAACAGCGGTAGGTCGGGCCATAGGTTTATCGGCGCTTGAGCTAGAAAATTTATATATCGCAGCTGCATTACATAATATTGGCTACTTGGTGTTAGGCGAGAGGGAGATGATAGAGGATGCGAACGAACAGGAAAATGAGCATTCCGAGCAATATAAGGCTCAAGTAGCAATTAGTGAGGAAATCCTCAATGGGATGCCTGCTTTGGCGCCGGTTGCTTCAATTATTGCTACTCATAAAGAGCGTTTAAATGGCACAGGCTTCCCCAACAAACTGAAGGCGGAGCAAATCCCAATGCCGGCAAGAATTTTGGGGGTAGTAAGCGATTATGTTCAGCTGCATCGCGGGCGTATGTGCTCTGGGGTAGAGGGCCATGCAATGGCGCGTAAATATATCGAATCTCGCATTGCATGGCATTACGACATAGCCGTGGTGAAACATTTTTTTGAGCAAGTAGATGATGCAGCACTCAACTATATTTCTACTATACTTGCCTCAGAGGTGCATGAGTTGCAGCCAGGTATGATTCTGGCTAATGACATACGCACCCACAATAAGGTTTTACTGCTGCCTGCAGGGGTAAAACTGAATCAAAATCAAATTAACAAAATTGAACTCTATGAACGCTTTGCTAAAACAAAGTTAATAGTGAATATTGTTAATACAAGCTAA
- a CDS encoding DUF3015 family protein, whose protein sequence is MKNKITLLAVLTALTASASVVAEDKPVGSGPNPFSDCGIGAALFPKHDVAAVISNVIWDVGTTAVTSATASPETCSGKNAQAAAFIYETYDSLVEDTARGEGEHLSTLLSILKVSADKEAEVVASVRSEFREVITASSYESKTQVEKAEALYSIVSAKIAG, encoded by the coding sequence TTGAAAAATAAAATTACATTATTGGCTGTATTAACAGCATTAACTGCTAGTGCTTCTGTTGTTGCAGAAGACAAGCCTGTTGGCTCGGGTCCTAACCCCTTTTCTGATTGTGGGATTGGTGCTGCGTTATTTCCAAAGCATGACGTTGCTGCAGTAATCTCTAACGTTATATGGGATGTTGGTACTACTGCTGTAACTTCTGCGACAGCAAGCCCAGAAACCTGTAGTGGTAAAAATGCTCAGGCAGCAGCGTTTATCTATGAAACTTATGATAGTTTGGTGGAAGACACTGCACGTGGTGAAGGTGAGCACTTGAGTACTCTACTGAGTATACTCAAAGTGTCAGCAGATAAAGAAGCTGAAGTTGTAGCTAGTGTACGCTCTGAATTTCGTGAAGTAATTACTGCTTCAAGCTATGAGAGCAAGACCCAAGTGGAAAAAGCAGAGGCTTTATACTCGATTGTATCTGCGAAGATTGCAGGTTAG
- a CDS encoding EAL domain-containing protein, producing MSHFIATNNSVQASSTAPATNPTMDFDIIDDTDQNTPIPKRKNGSWKILIIDDEDEIHQSTKFALKGTKILDKTIDTYHAYSAAEGLEKIRATPNLALILLDVVMESADAGLRLVETIRNLGYTEVRIILRTGQPGYAPELTVMSEYDINDYRTKSELTRTRLISCLTTAFRSYQQIHIINSSRHGLELIINSAKDIFKRRNINMFARGVLTQLIALRGEPADGIVFLLSDSGDQDLSTENLLGSMEVITTTRKFEKFSTSNLADMQQEEIYQAIYRAYFSKQGIDLEHGLGLHFSSSEGKQLFIYVDEFSDCDSQHATLLKVFAGNIAIAFENLALIERLDELAYIDPILKIPNTNALSQQIENLSTTNQALSLITVHINQIEHAIVVFGHTIVNQALVDLREKFITELTPSPFCVASDGKEDLFLLVPSTHNYSQTIKNILDQKICVDGITLSFSAIISIADVEEDMDSQTVVRNSISALILAATQSGTNNVVKYDAKINSALNKRILMQSSLREALEFNGGVQAYLQPKVNCADGKLVGAEALCRWELNGNAIAPDEFVPIAEAGGLSSKLTDAMLIQIANFAESRRAKNLPVLPVAVNLSMNELHIPNFADSMHNHLLSLGLSPNTIEFEITENVMMLDPDKTIYELSRLRELGYYLAIDDFGTGYSSLNYLHRLPVHCLKIDKMFINQLDINSAKSSLAATSISIAEKLGLTVIAEGIETQEQHDALKFLGCNICQGYLFGKPIAAENFNRTHSIRQT from the coding sequence ATGAGCCATTTCATTGCAACCAACAATTCTGTTCAAGCTTCTAGTACGGCGCCGGCAACGAACCCGACGATGGATTTCGATATAATCGACGATACCGATCAGAATACGCCGATACCAAAGCGCAAAAATGGTAGTTGGAAAATTCTAATTATCGATGATGAAGATGAAATTCACCAATCAACAAAATTTGCGCTTAAAGGAACAAAAATACTCGATAAGACCATCGATACTTACCATGCTTACTCGGCTGCCGAAGGCCTGGAAAAAATTCGTGCAACACCTAATTTGGCATTAATTTTATTAGATGTAGTAATGGAATCTGCCGATGCAGGCCTGCGCCTAGTAGAGACCATTCGCAACCTAGGCTATACCGAAGTGCGTATTATTTTGCGTACAGGTCAACCCGGCTATGCACCAGAACTTACGGTAATGAGCGAGTATGATATCAACGATTACCGCACCAAATCTGAACTTACGCGCACACGCTTAATAAGCTGTTTAACAACCGCATTTCGGTCCTACCAACAAATTCACATTATTAATTCCAGCCGCCATGGTTTAGAGCTTATTATCAATAGCGCCAAGGATATATTTAAACGCCGGAACATTAATATGTTTGCCAGAGGCGTGCTTACCCAGCTTATAGCGCTGCGCGGCGAACCAGCCGATGGCATTGTGTTTTTACTTTCTGATTCCGGTGACCAAGATCTCAGTACGGAAAACTTGCTAGGAAGCATGGAAGTTATTACCACTACCAGAAAATTTGAAAAGTTTTCTACCAGTAACTTGGCAGACATGCAACAAGAAGAAATTTATCAAGCCATCTACCGAGCATATTTTTCTAAACAAGGTATAGATTTAGAACATGGCTTAGGTTTGCACTTCTCTTCTAGCGAAGGTAAGCAGCTTTTTATTTATGTGGATGAGTTTTCTGATTGCGATAGCCAACATGCAACCCTACTGAAAGTATTCGCAGGTAACATTGCCATTGCATTCGAAAACCTAGCACTTATCGAGCGATTGGATGAGCTTGCCTATATTGACCCCATTCTAAAAATTCCCAATACCAACGCCCTTAGCCAACAGATAGAAAACTTAAGTACAACGAATCAAGCGCTATCACTCATTACTGTTCATATCAATCAAATTGAACACGCAATTGTTGTGTTTGGCCACACTATTGTTAACCAAGCATTAGTAGATTTGCGCGAAAAGTTTATCACCGAGCTAACCCCCTCACCCTTTTGCGTGGCCAGCGACGGCAAAGAAGATCTATTTTTACTAGTACCTTCCACCCACAATTACAGCCAAACGATAAAAAATATTCTCGATCAAAAAATATGTGTAGATGGTATTACTCTTTCGTTTAGTGCCATTATTTCCATAGCAGATGTAGAAGAAGATATGGATTCACAAACCGTGGTACGGAACTCCATTTCTGCACTTATATTGGCTGCAACACAATCAGGCACCAACAACGTTGTAAAATACGACGCTAAAATAAATTCAGCGCTTAATAAACGCATACTTATGCAAAGTTCACTGCGTGAGGCATTAGAGTTTAATGGCGGAGTGCAAGCCTATTTACAGCCCAAGGTGAATTGCGCCGACGGTAAGTTAGTAGGGGCAGAAGCGCTGTGCCGTTGGGAGTTAAACGGAAATGCGATTGCCCCAGATGAGTTTGTTCCTATCGCCGAGGCCGGCGGCCTTTCAAGTAAATTAACCGATGCCATGTTAATTCAAATAGCCAACTTTGCAGAAAGCCGAAGAGCGAAAAACCTGCCCGTTTTACCCGTGGCAGTTAATCTTTCTATGAATGAACTGCATATACCCAACTTTGCCGACTCTATGCACAATCATTTACTTTCGCTAGGGCTATCACCGAATACCATCGAGTTTGAAATCACCGAAAACGTAATGATGCTGGATCCAGATAAAACCATTTACGAGTTAAGTCGCTTACGCGAATTGGGCTACTACCTCGCCATCGACGACTTTGGTACGGGGTATTCATCATTAAACTATTTACATCGCTTGCCAGTTCACTGCTTAAAAATAGATAAAATGTTCATTAATCAGCTAGATATAAACTCAGCCAAATCAAGCTTAGCCGCCACATCTATTTCAATTGCAGAGAAACTGGGCCTAACCGTCATTGCCGAAGGCATAGAAACGCAGGAACAACACGATGCGCTTAAATTTTTAGGCTGTAATATTTGCCAGGGGTATTTGTTTGGCAAACCAATAGCGGCAGAAAATTTTAATAGAACGCATAGTATTCGACAAACCTAA
- a CDS encoding sensor histidine kinase, whose translation MLLPLVKELTSPKLVENKRLLFFLFFLALSAVVLTSWQSIAYLTGKNQRFQLLRQATMLELQRLESRAAERLAISAIALSIVAQSPTLSNYANQTSEQNEKVSALFDSLIKACPDVFQIRFLDKNGNEKIRFERNNGSIFQTDSENLQSKKNRRYFQHASKLAAGQMYVSPLELNMEYGEVELPWRPTIRLAMPVYPSQGNFEGVIVININAQVLLNFYKNSSQKVKLLSPDGHYILGEQSPNLWGFMFNKPAPFPIQEKAKWQSLLNHTQLDTVINDEHWAARRTHVNTVMPATLTYSNTQQVLWYAVVNEDNNTPTREPFAFIPIVVTICLLSVLSWVWTSSINQKRRTEQELARSEKMASLGGLVAGVAHELNTPLGSAVTIASTIQEKTNAINSSLATGSINKSTIVEFVQDMEHASKLLLSGLHRAAELIGQFKLIAVDQTGEQRRSFQLDIYLADLSATLAHQFKHRKVDLLLDFKSNAEMHTYPGALSQVVINLITNTLTHAFAEGDVGEVILYSREASTDHVCIGVIDNGVGISEENISKIFEPFFTTKLGQGGSGLGLHITFNIVTNILGGKISVTSNQAERRTEFIVTIPKHFSNSVTNDNN comes from the coding sequence ATGCTATTGCCATTGGTAAAGGAATTAACGTCACCCAAGCTTGTAGAAAACAAGCGGCTGCTGTTCTTTTTGTTTTTTCTTGCACTCAGTGCCGTTGTGCTTACCTCTTGGCAGAGCATTGCTTACCTTACTGGCAAAAACCAGCGCTTTCAATTATTGCGCCAAGCCACCATGCTCGAGTTGCAGCGGTTGGAGTCGCGGGCTGCGGAGCGCCTAGCAATAAGTGCTATTGCGCTAAGTATTGTGGCTCAGTCGCCAACACTAAGTAATTATGCCAACCAAACTAGTGAGCAAAACGAAAAAGTATCCGCTTTATTCGACTCGCTTATTAAAGCTTGCCCTGATGTATTTCAGATTCGCTTTTTAGACAAAAACGGCAACGAAAAAATACGCTTTGAGCGCAACAACGGCTCTATTTTTCAAACGGACAGTGAAAATTTACAAAGCAAAAAAAATAGGCGCTATTTTCAACACGCCAGCAAACTGGCAGCCGGACAAATGTATGTATCACCACTAGAACTTAATATGGAATACGGTGAAGTCGAATTGCCTTGGCGACCCACAATACGATTGGCAATGCCCGTGTACCCCAGCCAAGGTAATTTTGAAGGCGTTATAGTTATCAATATAAACGCCCAAGTGCTGCTTAATTTTTACAAAAATAGCTCACAGAAAGTAAAACTACTTAGCCCAGATGGCCACTATATATTGGGTGAACAGTCTCCAAATTTATGGGGCTTTATGTTTAATAAGCCCGCACCATTCCCAATACAAGAGAAGGCTAAATGGCAAAGCCTACTAAATCACACCCAGCTAGACACCGTAATTAATGACGAGCACTGGGCGGCGCGGCGCACCCATGTAAACACTGTAATGCCTGCAACACTTACCTACAGCAATACCCAGCAAGTACTTTGGTATGCAGTTGTGAATGAAGATAACAACACCCCAACCAGAGAGCCCTTCGCATTTATCCCTATAGTGGTGACCATTTGCCTGCTAAGCGTTTTAAGCTGGGTATGGACGAGCAGCATCAACCAAAAACGGCGTACCGAACAAGAACTTGCCCGCTCAGAAAAAATGGCCTCACTAGGCGGCCTAGTTGCCGGTGTGGCGCATGAGTTAAATACCCCCCTAGGTAGCGCAGTTACCATAGCCAGCACCATACAAGAAAAAACTAACGCAATTAATTCAAGCCTAGCAACTGGCTCTATTAATAAGTCAACTATTGTTGAATTTGTTCAAGATATGGAACATGCAAGCAAACTCTTACTTAGTGGCTTGCACCGCGCGGCAGAGCTTATTGGGCAATTTAAACTTATAGCCGTTGATCAAACGGGTGAACAGCGTAGAAGTTTTCAATTGGATATTTACTTGGCAGACCTATCTGCCACGCTGGCGCATCAATTTAAACACCGAAAAGTGGATTTACTATTAGATTTTAAATCCAATGCCGAAATGCACACCTACCCTGGCGCCTTATCACAAGTTGTCATTAACTTAATTACCAATACCCTAACTCACGCATTTGCAGAAGGCGACGTGGGTGAAGTCATTCTCTATTCCAGAGAGGCATCTACCGACCACGTTTGTATAGGTGTTATTGATAACGGTGTGGGTATTTCTGAAGAAAACATAAGCAAAATATTCGAACCATTTTTCACTACCAAACTGGGCCAAGGCGGCAGCGGGCTTGGCTTGCACATAACATTCAATATTGTGACCAATATTTTGGGCGGCAAGATAAGTGTTACTAGTAACCAAGCCGAGCGACGCACCGAGTTTATCGTCACAATTCCAAAACATTTTTCTAACAGCGTAACGAACGACAATAATTAG
- a CDS encoding LruC domain-containing protein yields MLSKELKALLFASGCVFINQSVKAVEIIDGQYQWHFNSGEAWPGGYNQNTGKPDNLTYARGQYDAAFFDRIANALPEARVNEAFLTGDAGANITLVEDGEVYITFIHEGAGYKNSFGYFTYDAANPPASIHDVRETIVFPNLSYPHLTNGHRVSIGSFTAGTSIGFFIAANGFWYDTGVKPTASPFYYSLTHLNPDPEGLKQHNVLLYDDHVEEVIIGFEDLPRSWGDNDFNDAVFSVKATPGTAIEKTSLTVIPQANDSDGDGVIDEEDEFPNNYTRAFSAYYPSNQDWVTLAYEDNWPEVGDYDMNDLVVREQLQTMFDANGNISGFKVSGFIDARGASISSGFALRLMGLAPDIIANAEVTINGERYEKMPEQYQTDAVISLWSNSHVHTQTGEQGACSHFNTKRDCATHDPVPYSLDVTFSYAPSALNHSALDFFIYRTDYRGREVHFANYPPTDLFDQTQFGRKADTSDPQTGRYFKNEANLPWALKIHTNWCYPSEYIDVVWAYPAYEQWVESSGAEATNWYQSSDRTSHYFCRDDNAFVPEQ; encoded by the coding sequence ATGTTAAGTAAAGAATTAAAAGCGCTGTTATTCGCATCGGGCTGTGTGTTTATCAATCAAAGCGTAAAAGCAGTCGAAATAATAGACGGCCAATACCAGTGGCACTTTAATTCGGGCGAGGCTTGGCCTGGCGGCTACAACCAAAACACCGGCAAGCCTGACAACCTTACTTACGCGCGCGGTCAGTACGACGCGGCGTTTTTTGATCGCATTGCCAATGCGCTGCCAGAGGCGAGGGTCAACGAAGCTTTTTTAACGGGTGATGCTGGCGCGAATATTACACTGGTGGAAGACGGTGAAGTGTATATCACGTTTATTCACGAGGGCGCTGGCTACAAAAACTCCTTTGGCTATTTCACCTATGATGCGGCGAATCCACCAGCTTCGATACACGATGTGCGAGAAACTATTGTTTTCCCCAATTTATCCTACCCCCATTTAACTAATGGTCACCGAGTAAGTATTGGTTCTTTTACCGCTGGTACAAGTATCGGCTTTTTTATTGCCGCCAATGGCTTTTGGTACGACACAGGTGTTAAACCCACCGCAAGCCCTTTTTATTATTCTTTAACCCACCTAAACCCAGACCCAGAAGGCCTGAAACAACACAACGTGTTGTTATATGACGACCATGTTGAAGAAGTGATTATCGGCTTTGAGGATTTACCGCGCAGCTGGGGCGATAACGACTTTAACGATGCCGTATTTTCTGTAAAAGCAACCCCAGGTACTGCAATAGAAAAAACATCGCTCACGGTTATTCCTCAGGCAAACGATAGCGATGGTGATGGTGTTATCGATGAAGAAGACGAATTCCCTAACAACTACACCCGCGCGTTTAGCGCTTACTACCCAAGTAACCAAGATTGGGTAACCCTCGCCTACGAAGATAATTGGCCCGAGGTTGGTGATTACGACATGAACGATTTAGTTGTGCGCGAACAACTTCAAACCATGTTTGATGCTAACGGGAATATTAGTGGTTTTAAAGTATCGGGTTTTATTGATGCGCGTGGTGCCAGTATAAGTAGTGGCTTCGCGTTGCGTTTGATGGGTTTAGCGCCGGATATAATCGCGAATGCAGAAGTAACGATAAACGGCGAACGCTATGAAAAAATGCCAGAGCAGTATCAAACCGATGCTGTGATAAGCCTGTGGTCGAATTCGCATGTGCATACACAAACCGGTGAACAAGGTGCTTGCTCGCACTTCAATACCAAACGCGATTGCGCAACGCACGACCCAGTTCCCTATAGCTTAGATGTGACATTTTCGTATGCACCCAGCGCGCTTAATCATTCGGCCTTGGACTTTTTTATATACCGCACTGATTATCGCGGTAGAGAAGTTCACTTTGCTAATTACCCACCCACAGATCTATTTGACCAAACTCAGTTTGGCCGCAAAGCCGATACTTCCGATCCGCAAACGGGTAGATATTTTAAAAATGAAGCAAATCTACCGTGGGCGCTAAAAATTCACACTAACTGGTGTTATCCAAGTGAATATATTGATGTGGTTTGGGCGTATCCAGCCTACGAACAATGGGTGGAAAGCTCTGGCGCAGAAGCAACTAATTGGTATCAATCTAGTGATCGCACTTCACACTATTTTTGCCGAGACGACAACGCATTCGTACCCGAACAATAA